The Ranitomeya variabilis isolate aRanVar5 chromosome 7, aRanVar5.hap1, whole genome shotgun sequence genome includes a window with the following:
- the LOC143785074 gene encoding uncharacterized protein LOC143785074, translated as MSESEQQVMQEAVQRSPEQAQVQRRLHPQQQRKGNSSSVQRSSSGRSESQRSRGSAKTTRPATIPADTVTRPETGRKSTAKTKHRECAICSDELPSSWEKRLCSVCIKKTIQEETPSFASELKSLIKSQVESAIKGIKATKKKHKKTPESPVSSADESESELSDSNNSSDSDTSSVSSEGGRSCFPIEETDALVKAVRATMGLVEERPKKTAQDIMFSGLEQKRKRAFPVNEKIHSLIKREWKKPDKKALLTPKRKYPFDDPACSSWSKAPKLDVAIAKASKKFALPFEDMGTLKDPMDKKAEVFLKNSWEAAGGGLKPAVAATCTARALMVWLEHLDSQLKGKVSRDTIQKSVSVMKGAAAFLADASVDSARLAARAAAFSNAARRALWLKCWPGDLQTKTKLCSIPCEGEFLFGTTLDDILEKAEDKKKGRFKR; from the exons atgagcgaaagcgagcagcaggttatgcaggaagccgtccagcgatctcctgagcaggcacaagtgcagcggcgtctgcacccacagcagcagcgcaaaggaaactcgtcctctgtacagcgcagcagcagcggacgatcagagtctcaacgcagtcgggggtctgcaaaaaccacacggccggcgacgattccagcggatacagtcaccaggcctgagacg GGGAGGAAAAGTACAGCCAAAACTAAGCACAGagaatgtgccatatgttcagacgagctgccttcctcctgggagaagagactatgcagcgtctgtataaaaaagacgattcaggaggaaaccccatcatttgcatccgaattaaagtcactaataaaaagccaggtggaaagtgccattaaaggcattaaagccacaaagaaaaaacataagaaaacaccTGAGTCCCCCGTATCCAGTGCGgacgagtcagagagtgaactatctGACTCGAATAATTCGTCAGATtctgacacctcttcagtatcctctgagggggggcgcagttgcttccctatcgaggaaacagacgctttagtgaaagcggtcagagcaacaatgggtctagtggaggagagacctaaaaaaacagcgcaggacataatgttcagcggtctggaacaaaaaagaaaaagagcatttccagtaaatgagaaaattcactctctaattaaaagagagtggaaaaaaccagacaaaaaagctctcctcacccccaaaagaaaatacccgtttgatgacccagcctgctcatcctggagtaaggcaccaaaattagatgtggccatagcaaaggcctcaaaaaagtttgccctaccttttgaggacatgggtaccttaaaagatccgatggacaaaaaagccgaggttTTTCTAAAAAACTCTTGGGAAGCGGCAGGAGGCGGACTTAAACCAGCGGTCGCGGCCACCTGCACAGCtcgcgcgctaatggtgtggcttgagcacttggattcccaattaaaagGGAAAGTCTCTAGAGACACgattcaaaaatcagtgtccgtaatgaaaggtgcagcagcctttttggcggatgcatctgtagactcagccagactagcagccagggctgccgccttttcgaacgccgcaagacgtgccctgtggctaaaatgttggccaggggaccttcagacaaagacaaaactatgttcaataccctgtgagggggaattcttgttcggcacaacgctagatgacatcctcgagaaagccgaggacaagaaaaa gggaagattcaaaagaTGA